In a single window of the Rhodamnia argentea isolate NSW1041297 chromosome 2, ASM2092103v1, whole genome shotgun sequence genome:
- the LOC115752717 gene encoding probable serine incorporator isoform X3 — MWAASCLASCCAACACDACRTAVSGISRKSARIAYCGLFALSLIVAWILREVAAPLMEKIPWINHFHKTPDREWFETDAVLRVSLGNFLFFTILAVMMIGVKNQKDPRDGIHHGGWMMKIISWCLLVIFMFFLPNEIISFYESISKFGSGFFLLIQVVLLLDFVHGWNDKWVGYDEQFWYIALFVVSLVCYVATFAFSGVLFHFFTPSGHDCGLNTFFLVMTLILVFLFAVVALHPAVNGSILPASVLSFYCMYLCYGGLASEPRDYECNGLHRHSKAVSTGSLTLGLVTTVLSVVYSAVRAGSSTTLLSSPPSSPRAGKPLLPLDNKAEEQEEKEKSKPVTYSYSFFHIIFSLASMYSAMLLTGWSTSVGESGRLVDVGWPSVWVRIVTCWATAGLYIWSLVAPILFPDREF; from the exons ATGTGGGCAGCATCTTGCCTCGCGTCCTGCTGTGCTGCTTGCGCCTGCGACGCCTGTAGGACTGCGGTGTCGGGAATTAGCCGGAAGTCAGCTCGTATTGCTTACTGTGGGCTCTTCGCGCTTTCTCTGATCGTCGCATGGATTCTCCGCGAAGTTGCAGCACCTCTCATGGAGAAGATCCCTT GGATCAATCATTTTCACAAAACACCGGACAGGGAGTGGTTTGAAACTGATGCGGTGTTGAGGGTGAGCTTggggaattttctctttttcacaaTTCTGGCTGTTATGATGATTGGGgtgaaaaatcaaaaggacCCTCGTGACGGTATTCACCATGGCggatggatgatgaaaattattagCTGGTGCCTGTTGGTAATCTTCATGTTTTTCCTTCCAAATGAGATCATCAGCTTTTACG agtccatttcaaaatttggctcGGGATTCTTTCTTCTTATTCAAGTTGTCCTTTTGCTGGATTTTGTTCATGGATGGAATGACAAATGGGTTGGATATGACGAGCAATTTTg GTATATTGCTTTGTTTGTGGTTTCCCTTGTTTGTTACGTGGCCACCTTCGCCTTCTCTGGGGTCCTCTTTCATTTCTTCACACCATCTGGACATGACTGTGGGCTGAATACCTTCTTCCTCGTCATGACTTTGATCTTGGTGTTTCTTTTTGCTGTGGTTGCCCTGCACCCTGCA GTAAATGGAAGCATCTTGCCAGCTTCAGTTTTGTCTTTCTACTGCATGTACCTCTGTTACGGTGGGCTTGCCAGTGAACCGAGGGACTATGAGTGCAATGGTCTTCATAGGCACTCCAAAGCTGTTTCCACAGGGTCCCTTACTCTAGGTCTGGTCACTACTGTTCTTTCAGTGGTCTATTCTGCTGTCAGAGCTGGATCTTCTACAACTCTTCTCTCCTCCCCACCTAGTTCACCTC GTGCAGGCAAGCCATTGCTGCCCCTGGACAACAAGGCGGAAGAgcaggaagagaaagagaagtctAAGCCGGTCACCTACTCGTACTCTTTCTTCCatatcattttctctctcgCGAGTATGTATTCTGCTATGCTTTTGACTGGGTGGTCGACGTCAGTCGGAGAAAGTGGAAGGTTGGTGGATGTTGGTTGGCCATCTGTCTGGGTTCGAATTGTTACCTGCTGGGCCACTGCAGGCCTCTACATTTGGTCTTTGGTTGCTCCTATTTTGTTCCCAGACAGGGAATTCTAA
- the LOC115752717 gene encoding probable serine incorporator isoform X2, whose product MWAASCLASCCAACACDACRTAVSGISRKSARIAYCGLFALSLIVAWILREVAAPLMEKIPWINHFHKTPDREWFETDAVLRVSLGNFLFFTILAVMMIGVKNQKDPRDGIHHGGWMMKIISWCLLVIFMFFLPNEIISFYESISKFGSGFFLLIQVVLLLDFVHGWNDKWVGYDEQFWYIALFVVSLVCYVATFAFSGVLFHFFTPSGHDCGLNTFFLVMTLILVFLFAVVALHPAVNGSILPASVLSFYCMYLCYGGLASEPRDYECNGLHRHSKAVSTGSLTLGLVTTVLSVVYSAVRAGSSTTLLSSPPSSPRAGKPLLPLDNKAEEQEEKEKSKPVTYSYSFFHIIFSLASMYSAMLLTGWSTSVGESGRLVDVGWPSVWVRIVTCWATAGLYIWSLVAPILFPDREF is encoded by the exons ATGTGGGCAGCATCTTGCCTCGCGTCCTGCTGTGCTGCTTGCGCCTGCGACGCCTGTAGGACTGCGGTGTCGGGAATTAGCCGGAAGTCAGCTCGTATTGCTTACTGTGGGCTCTTCGCGCTTTCTCTGATCGTCGCATGGATTCTCCGCGAAGTTGCAGCACCTCTCATGGAGAAGATCCCTT GGATCAATCATTTTCACAAAACACCGGACAGGGAGTGGTTTGAAACTGATGCGGTGTTGAGGGTGAGCTTggggaattttctctttttcacaaTTCTGGCTGTTATGATGATTGGGgtgaaaaatcaaaaggacCCTCGTGACGGTATTCACCATGGCggatggatgatgaaaattattagCTGGTGCCTGTTGGTAATCTTCATGTTTTTCCTTCCAAATGAGATCATCAGCTTTTACG agtccatttcaaaatttggctcGGGATTCTTTCTTCTTATTCAAGTTGTCCTTTTGCTGGATTTTGTTCATGGATGGAATGACAAATGGGTTGGATATGACGAGCAATTTTg GTATATTGCTTTGTTTGTGGTTTCCCTTGTTTGTTACGTGGCCACCTTCGCCTTCTCTGGGGTCCTCTTTCATTTCTTCACACCATCTGGACATGACTGTGGGCTGAATACCTTCTTCCTCGTCATGACTTTGATCTTGGTGTTTCTTTTTGCTGTGGTTGCCCTGCACCCTGCA GTAAATGGAAGCATCTTGCCAGCTTCAGTTTTGTCTTTCTACTGCATGTACCTCTGTTACGGTGGGCTTGCCAGTGAACCGAGGGACTATGAGTGCAATGGTCTTCATAGGCACTCCAAAGCTGTTTCCACAGGGTCCCTTACTCTAGGTCTGGTCACTACTGTTCTTTCAGTGGTCTATTCTGCTGTCAGAGCTGGATCTTCTACAACTCTTCTCTCCTCCCCACCTAGTTCACCTCGCGCGG GCAAGCCATTGCTGCCCCTGGACAACAAGGCGGAAGAgcaggaagagaaagagaagtctAAGCCGGTCACCTACTCGTACTCTTTCTTCCatatcattttctctctcgCGAGTATGTATTCTGCTATGCTTTTGACTGGGTGGTCGACGTCAGTCGGAGAAAGTGGAAGGTTGGTGGATGTTGGTTGGCCATCTGTCTGGGTTCGAATTGTTACCTGCTGGGCCACTGCAGGCCTCTACATTTGGTCTTTGGTTGCTCCTATTTTGTTCCCAGACAGGGAATTCTAA
- the LOC115752717 gene encoding probable serine incorporator isoform X1 encodes MWAASCLASCCAACACDACRTAVSGISRKSARIAYCGLFALSLIVAWILREVAAPLMEKIPWINHFHKTPDREWFETDAVLRVSLGNFLFFTILAVMMIGVKNQKDPRDGIHHGGWMMKIISWCLLVIFMFFLPNEIISFYESISKFGSGFFLLIQVVLLLDFVHGWNDKWVGYDEQFWYIALFVVSLVCYVATFAFSGVLFHFFTPSGHDCGLNTFFLVMTLILVFLFAVVALHPAVNGSILPASVLSFYCMYLCYGGLASEPRDYECNGLHRHSKAVSTGSLTLGLVTTVLSVVYSAVRAGSSTTLLSSPPSSPRAGAGKPLLPLDNKAEEQEEKEKSKPVTYSYSFFHIIFSLASMYSAMLLTGWSTSVGESGRLVDVGWPSVWVRIVTCWATAGLYIWSLVAPILFPDREF; translated from the exons ATGTGGGCAGCATCTTGCCTCGCGTCCTGCTGTGCTGCTTGCGCCTGCGACGCCTGTAGGACTGCGGTGTCGGGAATTAGCCGGAAGTCAGCTCGTATTGCTTACTGTGGGCTCTTCGCGCTTTCTCTGATCGTCGCATGGATTCTCCGCGAAGTTGCAGCACCTCTCATGGAGAAGATCCCTT GGATCAATCATTTTCACAAAACACCGGACAGGGAGTGGTTTGAAACTGATGCGGTGTTGAGGGTGAGCTTggggaattttctctttttcacaaTTCTGGCTGTTATGATGATTGGGgtgaaaaatcaaaaggacCCTCGTGACGGTATTCACCATGGCggatggatgatgaaaattattagCTGGTGCCTGTTGGTAATCTTCATGTTTTTCCTTCCAAATGAGATCATCAGCTTTTACG agtccatttcaaaatttggctcGGGATTCTTTCTTCTTATTCAAGTTGTCCTTTTGCTGGATTTTGTTCATGGATGGAATGACAAATGGGTTGGATATGACGAGCAATTTTg GTATATTGCTTTGTTTGTGGTTTCCCTTGTTTGTTACGTGGCCACCTTCGCCTTCTCTGGGGTCCTCTTTCATTTCTTCACACCATCTGGACATGACTGTGGGCTGAATACCTTCTTCCTCGTCATGACTTTGATCTTGGTGTTTCTTTTTGCTGTGGTTGCCCTGCACCCTGCA GTAAATGGAAGCATCTTGCCAGCTTCAGTTTTGTCTTTCTACTGCATGTACCTCTGTTACGGTGGGCTTGCCAGTGAACCGAGGGACTATGAGTGCAATGGTCTTCATAGGCACTCCAAAGCTGTTTCCACAGGGTCCCTTACTCTAGGTCTGGTCACTACTGTTCTTTCAGTGGTCTATTCTGCTGTCAGAGCTGGATCTTCTACAACTCTTCTCTCCTCCCCACCTAGTTCACCTCGCGCGG GTGCAGGCAAGCCATTGCTGCCCCTGGACAACAAGGCGGAAGAgcaggaagagaaagagaagtctAAGCCGGTCACCTACTCGTACTCTTTCTTCCatatcattttctctctcgCGAGTATGTATTCTGCTATGCTTTTGACTGGGTGGTCGACGTCAGTCGGAGAAAGTGGAAGGTTGGTGGATGTTGGTTGGCCATCTGTCTGGGTTCGAATTGTTACCTGCTGGGCCACTGCAGGCCTCTACATTTGGTCTTTGGTTGCTCCTATTTTGTTCCCAGACAGGGAATTCTAA
- the LOC115752725 gene encoding uncharacterized protein LOC115752725, whose amino-acid sequence MVLDTVLSSPHRRSPSFRKQFGREELGSWSTLAQRHRFLLTALALLTFLCTVYLYFAITLGAAAAAGSCSGLTGTKKALCQAKASISKGKLKFL is encoded by the coding sequence ATGGTTCTCGACACCGTACTATCATCTCCTCACCGGAGATCGCCATCGTTTAGGAAGCAATTTGGACGAGAAGAGCTGGGAAGCTGGTCGACCCTTGCACAGAGGCACCGCTTCCTTTTGACAGCTCTTGCACTTCTTACTTTCCTTTGCACGGTCTATCTCTATTTCGCCATCACCTTGGGCGCAGCAGCAGCTGCTGGGTCGTGCTCTGGCCTGACGGGTACCAAGAAGGCACTGTGTCAGGCGAAGGCTTCTATATCCAAGGGAAAGCTAAAGTTCCTCTAA
- the LOC115752721 gene encoding uncharacterized protein LOC115752721 — translation MAGALTPTLSSSSSWTRLSRATSARIASKLRASPTVTAMSSAAATKVVPAVIVGGGRVGRALQEMGSGGDVLVRRGEPVPSDFEGPILVCTRNDDLEAVLDTTPSSRWRDLVFFQNGMLEPWLKSKGLSDADQVLAYFAVSKLGEPPLDGKTDTNPEGLTAAYGKWASAVAGRLQAGGLSCKVLDKEAFQKQMLEKLIWISAFMLVGARHPGATVGVVEKEFRSEVESLIKELASAAAAEKGIVFDECMEDRLCAYSRAVAHFPTAVKEFKWRNGWFYSLSEKAIAEGKPDPCPLHTAWLKEIKVI, via the exons ATGGCCGGCGCGCTCACGCCCACACTCTCTTCCTCATCCAGTTGGACGCGTCTCTCCAGAGCCACCTCAGCCAGAATCGCCTCGAAGCTCCGGGCGTCCCCAACCGTCACCGCCATGTCCTCCGCCGCCGCGACGAAGGTGGTCCCGGCCGTGATCGTCGGTGGGGGCCGCGTGGGGAGGGCGCTGCAGGAGATGGGGAGCGGGGGCGACGTGCTGGTGAGGCGAGGGGAGCCCGTGCCCTCCGATTTCGAGGGCCCGATTCTGGTGTGCACCAGGAACGACGATCTCGAGGCCGTCCTCGACACCACCCCGTCTTCGCGCTGGAGAG ATTTGGTGTTTTTCCAGAATGGGATGCTGGAGCCATGGCTTAAAAGCAAAGGTTTAAGTGATGCCGACCAAGTATTGGCGTACTTTGCGGTGTCAAAGTTAGGAGAACCGCCTCTTGATGGAAAGACAGATACGAATCCTGAAGGACTGACCGCTGCATACGGGAAGTGGGCTTCAGCAGTTGCTGGAAGGTTACAAGCTGGAGGTCTGTCTTGCAAG GTCCTGGACAAAGAAGCATTTCAGAAGCAGATGTTAGAGAAGCTCATATGGATTTCAGCATTCATGCTTGTTGGAGCTCGCCATCCCGGTGCTACTGTAGGTGTTGTGGAGAAGGAATTTCGTTCCGAA GTAGAAAGCCTTATCAAAGAACTTGCATCTGCTGCTGCAGCTGAAAAGGGCATAGTATTTGACGAATGCATGGAGGACAGATTATGTGCTTACTCACGAGCCGTGGCACACTTCCCAACAGCAGTGAAAGAG TTCAAATGGCGTAATGGTTGGTTCTACTCTCTGTCGGAGAAGGCAATTGCAGAAGGGAAACCTGATCCCTGCCCCCTACATACTGCTTGGCtcaaagaaataaaagtaaTCTAG